In the Hermetia illucens chromosome 1, iHerIll2.2.curated.20191125, whole genome shotgun sequence genome, cttgttctgtgggaaagtctcctcgctcggagacaagaggatctcaaggcagcgatctccgtgttccaccagtagtttggcctcttgccgtggtgcaaatgtCGTCATGGCATCGTagtgtcgcatgcttcggttacacgctgagacagctgtgtgaccctttccaccgctgttccatccggatcatgggctccctccaatgcggccaggaatgtctcctcgtcgaaagctccgatagaccagctttcccggttcccaatgcggaggaagatggctggtggtcactgtgggtgtagtgctcactcacttgcgaagccatctccctcaccagtgaagtgctaacaaatgtctgGTCAACGCttttcagtcctacccaacccccaacctggaggaccagttggtacaatttgtcccgtttttaggcgcgggagactgaccttcatccttctccgtcttcagcttttcgttaagaaagagctaacagcgatcaccacgtggaggtggagatagggtttggtagtagagctgttggttgtggttcagcaggcatttctcaggttttatgctccatcgtgggtacccatccacgtttcgccctttgacctatactaccctttgagccATTGCATTTGTATTaatcaaaatttcttttttcctttccaGATAGCAATGTAGACGACAGATTCCGCCATCACAGCAGATTCAGGTTGTTCTTCGACACTTCAAGCATACCAAGCGAGGAGACACTCAAAGCGGCCGAGCTGAACTTATTCCGCGAGGCCATCACCCATGCAGGGGCTAATAGAACGCGTTACCAAATTACGGTTCACGACATCATTCGACCTGGTATCAAGGGTACGCGTGAACCAATTTTCGTCCTGATAGATTCAAAAACGGTGCGGATCAACAGTTCAGATACAGTGATCGTGGACATTCAACCAGCTGTTGAGCGATGGCTTCGGGAACCAAAGCGAAattatggccttctggtacaaGTTATTGAACATGGCAAGGAGAACTCTTCAGCTCCACATAATCATGTTCgactgaaacgaaatttggatGAACCACATGATGACTGGTTACAGAAGCAACCAGTTCTTTTTACATATACTGACGACGGTCGCCAGAAAACCCGCTCGATTCGCGATGTTAGTAGATCGAAGCGAGCACATCACAGGCAATCACGGGGGAGGAAGAAGGTCTCCCAGCTTTGCCAGAGACACTCACTCTACGTGGACTTCCACGAGGTTGGATGGGCCGACTGGATTGTAGCCCCTCCCGGTTTTGAGGCGTTCTACTGCCACGGCGAATGCCCCTTCCCACTGGACGATCATTTCAACTCAACGAACCATGCTGTCCTGCAGTCGCTCGTTCACGACATGGATCCATCGAAAGTGCCCAAGGTGTGTTGCGTGCCCACAAAGCTCGCCCCCATTTCGATGCTCTTCCTCAATGAAAAGAATGTAGTCGTCCTGAAGAATTACCaggaaatgtccgtggagggtTGTGGGTGTCGATGATTCTCATGTAGATATTTaggttcttttataaaaaaaaaagtatttatatataaaatttaacacaaaactgTAAATATGCAAAACCTTATTTATATCGAAACCAGTCagtaataaacaaaaaaattaaaaatggatTAGAGTTTCTATTTGATATTTCGATAAGGAATGTATTACTCGTACGAGAAAAGCGGCAAAGAGTTGATGATATTCTTATAATATATTCGTTATATTATAAATGCCCAGAGTGAATCCGAGAACGAACGAAAGAGCTTTCTTTAGTGTATAGTACCCTTAAGAATGGCCCAGCCAAACATTATTTTATATATCAATCTATTGTAATAATTATTCTGTTGTTTTTACTTTCGTGTGCAAAAGATACAGCATCGTAGCAATAAATGTATGTATAATCTTGACCTAAAGCGAATATTAAGGGATGCAACGAAGCCGAGCGGTTGCGCAATCATTGTTTATACCACTTAACTTATATTATTTATATGTTAAAGATTGGAAAATAACACAAGTATGTGTCGAGTAAATATAACATTAACTATTCATTCATTGGACCTATCTAGAGTGTGAGCACATCCTTCAGAAAACATTGCAATCGGAAGAAGTCCTGAGCGAGGACCTAACAGAGCTTTCTCAGCTTTCTCCTCCCTCAGAATCTGTACAAAATGTGATTTTAGTCGACAATAATAGCcgcgaataagaaaaaagataaaagattttTAACAGAAAGTTCATATCAAGTGCAagttaaacaaacaaaaaaaacaaaactatacAAAACCcacattttaagtttttgtaaaGAAAAAGCAACATTTCTTCTGATATCTGTTGGCATATATCATTTTATTGTAAATAGAACGAATACTCTTAATCATAAATTGTTGTTCAGTAAGAAAAAAAGTAGCCATAAAAAGATTGGAAACTGTCAAGATACTTCGATGAGCCACCAGACCATCGCTCACAGTTTTACACGCTTTGAAATCAATCAAAAGATAAATTCGAAGAGAACATGCCAACGTATCTAAGTTGTCTTTTTTCTGTAAATATCGACTGTAACTTGTAAGATTTTATATACTTGACAATTTTAAGAAATCCATAAATATATTTCTtaaaatatttcagaaaaaaaaatttgttttgtttaaaaatattCTCCCCAAGGAATAAGCCAAGTAATAAGTCCCAACTATGGTGAGTAGAAACCTATAAAGTCTTcctaaaaagagaaaaaaagctCAGTGCCCTAAATATCAACATCATTAGCTAAATTTCCCTATAATTAATTGAAGATACAATAACCGGTGCTTATAAGATATTTGCCCTTcgaaaacaagaagaagaagaattctccgGATAGGTCAAGATCAGCGAGAACCTGTTTGCCTACTGGTCATGTTTTAGGGGCAGGGCTGCACCGAAACAACAGCCCAGGCTCTGCTCCTTCTCTGCACCGGAAAAGGTACTAATAGGCTCCAAGCCAAAGGGATTAGCATAGGCAAAAGGCTGCgtagccaatggggagcttggtatCTAGTATGCGAGCTCTGAATACCTAAAGTAGCTTCAGTTTTAAATAATACCCTTACCCTAGTGGCGGGGCTAAGAAGGACGGACCTTTCTCGCTGATTAATTTTGGGATCAATACGTAGACTCaaattttgcaaaacaaaaacgaCGATAAAGATCGAAAAGACGAAGGTCCAGGGGGTTTAACGAGAGTACCTGCTGTATAGCCATAGTCCTACATTCCTCTTTGGATGCGGATTGGTATGATGTTCTGACTGGGCCTGCGGTTCTGATTTATACTGAGCGTAGacccagcattcataccagtattGTAACTAAAACGTAAGGAGCCCGAGTTGTACGACGCAACTCTATGCTGAGGCCACAAGAAGCACTGCCGCGATATGGGTACAACAATCACCACCATCTAACTCTCATAAGGAGCttaactgcaaataaccggaccGAAAGCACATCGTCCAGGGCTATGCATATGCATATCAGAGGACCATTCCGGTTCAATAGTACAATATAACCTCTGATTAGCCATCGTAGGAagaaccacttcagataagttccttgcagactggGGTCTGATGGTCTTTCTCGAGTGCGTGGAgcgagactccccagcgacggTGCGGAGAGGAAGATGTCTGGCGCATCTTCAGAGAACATCAGCTGGCATTTAACCGGGAGATTATAGCCGTCGATGGCGGTGCAGCCGGTGCCAACCTAGAATAGCAAGGAGCGAGGAAACCAATAGAGGGAGAAACCTGCTGCCTTCATTCGCAATCGATCTCAGTATGAGGCCGAATGACGAAAAAGACAAGAACAGTATGCAAGCGCTCAGAGAAGTAACCATATGCAACAGTGAGGGTAGACAAAGCAGGTAATAAGAAACCCATCAGGCACAAGACAAAGAGTCATTTACGACAATGGTGCTGCCTGATAGTAGCGGTAAACTGGGCCCGGAGGAGTGAAACAGGGTTGTGGCCAGACTATAGGGGCGTCCCATATCACTCCAGAAGCTAGCTGTTACAACGAAAGAGTTCGAAGGTGTCATGAAACCCTGCACCTTCCAATAGCTGCTGGTCATCTCCGCTCCATATAGTCcttaagccaaatggcgaatgtaggccttgcggagattacaggTGTCTTAATGCTCAACCAATTCCCAaccgataccctattccactcattcatgacttcttcttcttctttttcttcagcctttgtcctgtccccaagcggggtcggctcgtcgtgatcggcttcgccatttggctctatcgaatgcctgatctgggtgcaatctcgaggctttcaaatccccatccagcgtatcaagccaccgttgcttaggtctgccttatggtcgtttaacatcgacttcgatgttcagaccaatctttgcaagtgaattctcgtttgcacgaattgcgtgaccatactatcgaagacccctctctcgcaacttttccacgatcggtgcaaccccataacgatcgcgga is a window encoding:
- the LOC119647212 gene encoding protein decapentaplegic isoform X2: MRVWLLLLVVLATLSRTQQVASTTDNNIKDNIKNDNHSSNKDNNNKDNLNNNKLTSDTLVQIEKNLLSILGLPKRPKIDRSKIVIPKRLREIYEQTMGHELSSVHIPAPGSYTQTSNTMRSFVHQDSNVDDRFRHHSRFRLFFDTSSIPSEETLKAAELNLFREAITHAGANRTRYQITVHDIIRPGIKGTREPIFVLIDSKTVRINSSDTVIVDIQPAVERWLREPKRNYGLLVQVIEHGKENSSAPHNHVRLKRNLDEPHDDWLQKQPVLFTYTDDGRQKTRSIRDVSRSKRAHHRQSRGRKKVSQLCQRHSLYVDFHEVGWADWIVAPPGFEAFYCHGECPFPLDDHFNSTNHAVLQSLVHDMDPSKVPKVCCVPTKLAPISMLFLNEKNVVVLKNYQEMSVEGCGCR
- the LOC119647212 gene encoding protein decapentaplegic isoform X1, which translates into the protein MKQDNFPELRATMRVWLLLLVVLATLSRTQQVASTTDNNIKDNIKNDNHSSNKDNNNKDNLNNNKLTSDTLVQIEKNLLSILGLPKRPKIDRSKIVIPKRLREIYEQTMGHELSSVHIPAPGSYTQTSNTMRSFVHQDSNVDDRFRHHSRFRLFFDTSSIPSEETLKAAELNLFREAITHAGANRTRYQITVHDIIRPGIKGTREPIFVLIDSKTVRINSSDTVIVDIQPAVERWLREPKRNYGLLVQVIEHGKENSSAPHNHVRLKRNLDEPHDDWLQKQPVLFTYTDDGRQKTRSIRDVSRSKRAHHRQSRGRKKVSQLCQRHSLYVDFHEVGWADWIVAPPGFEAFYCHGECPFPLDDHFNSTNHAVLQSLVHDMDPSKVPKVCCVPTKLAPISMLFLNEKNVVVLKNYQEMSVEGCGCR